The genomic segment CGAGAGGGCGCTCATAAAAGACCAGCGGGCGCAGCAGTTCGAATGCGAGCAGGAGCAGGGGTGGTCCGCGCAGGAGCCTTCGTCGTCCTCATTGGTGCAGTGGTAGAAGACGCCCTTCACCAGACACATGCAGGTCGAGTAGTTGACCAGGTTCTGTGCGGAGCAGAGGCACTCTTGGTTGCAGACCCAGCAGGAGGGCAAAGTCCTCGGCAGGGCGCATTCCTTGCACTTGCATTTCCCACAGGCTTCGCACAGCAAAAAGTGCTTGTCCAACTCCAGAGATGTGGGACCCTTGAGGTCCAGGGGCTTGCAGTTAATCACTTTGGGCTGTATCCGGACAGCTCTAGGGGAGGACTGGTCGGCCACTGGCGCCGGCGCCATGTGATCCAAAAGCCTCTGATCCgaagaggtgctgctgctgctgctgatggaaCTGGGACGCCCGCTGAAGGAAATCCAGGGGTGGGTGACGTCTTGCTCGCACctgggtgggtgagtgggttCGTGGGGGCCCCGGGGATACTTCTGAGTGGCCAGCTGGACCAGGGTGGGGTTGTCGATGTAGTCATTCTCCACGTGCGTGGTCTTCATTTGGTCAATAGGGAGGATGGTCAGAGGATGCTGCAGTCTGCCGTAGGGGATACGGCTGTCCAGGAGCGGCTGTACCACGGTGGAATTGGGGACCACAGTAATGTTGGGAGGCATTCGAGGCTCCATTGCTCAGGCTGTTCTTCAGCACTGGGGAACCCTGCTTTTAAGTGTCCTAAAAGAGAGATTGAGggaagggagaaaagcagaatagttCAAACATTAGTC from the Euleptes europaea isolate rEulEur1 chromosome 1, rEulEur1.hap1, whole genome shotgun sequence genome contains:
- the SPRY4 gene encoding protein sprouty homolog 4 encodes the protein MEPRMPPNITVVPNSTVVQPLLDSRIPYGRLQHPLTILPIDQMKTTHVENDYIDNPTLVQLATQKYPRGPHEPTHPPRCEQDVTHPWISFSGRPSSISSSSSTSSDQRLLDHMAPAPVADQSSPRAVRIQPKVINCKPLDLKGPTSLELDKHFLLCEACGKCKCKECALPRTLPSCWVCNQECLCSAQNLVNYSTCMCLVKGVFYHCTNEDDEGSCADHPCSCSHSNCCARWSFMSALSLFLPCLLCYLPATGCVKLSQRCYDRVSRPGCRCKNTNSVICKTSPEGKVGSRPEKPF